In Eretmochelys imbricata isolate rEreImb1 chromosome 18, rEreImb1.hap1, whole genome shotgun sequence, one genomic interval encodes:
- the NMNAT1 gene encoding nicotinamide/nicotinic acid mononucleotide adenylyltransferase 1 isoform X2, producing MCMLNLLLYLETVFGCDSEVLHLDLWLQGNHMENPDNKTEVVLLACGSFNPITNMHLRLFELAKDYLHETGKYKVIKGIISPVGDAYKKKSLISASHRVTMAKLATESSDWVEVDDWESSQNEWLETLKVLRYHHQKLASSNPDNSLQSAVPLIKPGRKRKQEANRYIPVKKNQLSPETKGVPQLKLLCGADILESFGIPNLWKLEDITEIVANHGLVCITRAGNNAQKFIYESDTLWQHKNNIHLVEEWITNDISSTKIRRALRRGQSVRYLVPDAVRAYIEKHNLYSPESEDRNAGVILAPLQKYARRCKQEQTL from the exons ATGTGTATGCTAAATTTGCTACTGTATCTGGAAACAg TTTTTGGCTGTGACTCTGAAGTTCTCCATTTGGACCTGTGGCTTCAGGGAAATCATATGGAGAATCCAGATAACAAGACAGAGGTTGTTCTGCTGGCCTGTGGTTCTTTCAATCCAATCACCAACATGCATCTGAGGCTGTTTGAGCTGGCTAAAGACTACTTGCATGAAACAG GAAAATACAAAGTAATCAAAGGAATCATTTCCCCAGTGGGTGATGCATATAAGAAGAAAAGTTTGATCAGCGCCAGTCACCGAGTAACCATGGCAAAGCTTGCTACAGAAAGCTCAGACTGGGTGGAAGTTGATGACTGGGAAAGCAGCCAGAATGAGTGGCTGGAGACACTCAAAGTTCTAAG aTACCACCATCAGAAACTAGCATCTTCTAATCCTGATAACAGTCTCCAGAGTGCTGTACCTCTAATAAAGCCAGGTCgaaagagaaaacaggaagcAAATAGATACATTCCTGTTAAAAAGAATCAACTGAGTCCAGAAACAAAAG GTGTCCCACAGCTGAAGTTGCTCTGCGGAGCTGACATCTTGGAGTCCTTTGGAATCCCCAACTTGTGGAAACTGGAAGACATCACTGAAATTGTGGCAAACCATGGCCTTGTCTGCATAACCAGAGCTGGAAACAATGCACAGAAATTTATCTATGAATCTGACACGCTATGGCAACACAAGAATAACATTCACCTGGTAGAAGAGTGGATCACCAATGACATCTCTTCCACCAAGATCCGAAGAGCACTGAGGAGAGGCCAGAGCGTCCGTTACCTGGTCCCTGATGCAGTCCGGGCTTACATTGAAAAACACAACCTGTATAGTCCAGAAAGTGAAGATAGGAATGCTGGGGTTATTCTGGCCCCTTTACAGAAATATGCTAGGAGATGTAAGCAGGAACAGACACTGTAA
- the NMNAT1 gene encoding nicotinamide/nicotinic acid mononucleotide adenylyltransferase 1 isoform X3, protein MAACAAKQAFYTIFGCDSEVLHLDLWLQGNHMENPDNKTEVVLLACGSFNPITNMHLRLFELAKDYLHETGKYKVIKGIISPVGDAYKKKSLISASHRVTMAKLATESSDWVEVDDWESSQNEWLETLKVLRYHHQKLASSNPDNSLQSAVPLIKPGRKRKQEANRYIPVKKNQLSPETKGVPQLKLLCGADILESFGIPNLWKLEDITEIVANHGLVCITRAGNNAQKFIYESDTLWQHKNNIHLVEEWITNDISSTKIRRALRRGQSVRYLVPDAVRAYIEKHNLYSPESEDRNAGVILAPLQKYARRCKQEQTL, encoded by the exons ATGGCAGCTTGCGCAGCTAAGCAGGCATTTTATACCA TTTTTGGCTGTGACTCTGAAGTTCTCCATTTGGACCTGTGGCTTCAGGGAAATCATATGGAGAATCCAGATAACAAGACAGAGGTTGTTCTGCTGGCCTGTGGTTCTTTCAATCCAATCACCAACATGCATCTGAGGCTGTTTGAGCTGGCTAAAGACTACTTGCATGAAACAG GAAAATACAAAGTAATCAAAGGAATCATTTCCCCAGTGGGTGATGCATATAAGAAGAAAAGTTTGATCAGCGCCAGTCACCGAGTAACCATGGCAAAGCTTGCTACAGAAAGCTCAGACTGGGTGGAAGTTGATGACTGGGAAAGCAGCCAGAATGAGTGGCTGGAGACACTCAAAGTTCTAAG aTACCACCATCAGAAACTAGCATCTTCTAATCCTGATAACAGTCTCCAGAGTGCTGTACCTCTAATAAAGCCAGGTCgaaagagaaaacaggaagcAAATAGATACATTCCTGTTAAAAAGAATCAACTGAGTCCAGAAACAAAAG GTGTCCCACAGCTGAAGTTGCTCTGCGGAGCTGACATCTTGGAGTCCTTTGGAATCCCCAACTTGTGGAAACTGGAAGACATCACTGAAATTGTGGCAAACCATGGCCTTGTCTGCATAACCAGAGCTGGAAACAATGCACAGAAATTTATCTATGAATCTGACACGCTATGGCAACACAAGAATAACATTCACCTGGTAGAAGAGTGGATCACCAATGACATCTCTTCCACCAAGATCCGAAGAGCACTGAGGAGAGGCCAGAGCGTCCGTTACCTGGTCCCTGATGCAGTCCGGGCTTACATTGAAAAACACAACCTGTATAGTCCAGAAAGTGAAGATAGGAATGCTGGGGTTATTCTGGCCCCTTTACAGAAATATGCTAGGAGATGTAAGCAGGAACAGACACTGTAA
- the NMNAT1 gene encoding nicotinamide/nicotinic acid mononucleotide adenylyltransferase 1 isoform X1 gives MGQAMISLFSRTSQNTQISTLVFGCDSEVLHLDLWLQGNHMENPDNKTEVVLLACGSFNPITNMHLRLFELAKDYLHETGKYKVIKGIISPVGDAYKKKSLISASHRVTMAKLATESSDWVEVDDWESSQNEWLETLKVLRYHHQKLASSNPDNSLQSAVPLIKPGRKRKQEANRYIPVKKNQLSPETKGVPQLKLLCGADILESFGIPNLWKLEDITEIVANHGLVCITRAGNNAQKFIYESDTLWQHKNNIHLVEEWITNDISSTKIRRALRRGQSVRYLVPDAVRAYIEKHNLYSPESEDRNAGVILAPLQKYARRCKQEQTL, from the exons ATGGGACAGGCTATGATTTCGCTCTTCTCAAGAACATCTCAGAATACTCAAATCAGCACTTTAG TTTTTGGCTGTGACTCTGAAGTTCTCCATTTGGACCTGTGGCTTCAGGGAAATCATATGGAGAATCCAGATAACAAGACAGAGGTTGTTCTGCTGGCCTGTGGTTCTTTCAATCCAATCACCAACATGCATCTGAGGCTGTTTGAGCTGGCTAAAGACTACTTGCATGAAACAG GAAAATACAAAGTAATCAAAGGAATCATTTCCCCAGTGGGTGATGCATATAAGAAGAAAAGTTTGATCAGCGCCAGTCACCGAGTAACCATGGCAAAGCTTGCTACAGAAAGCTCAGACTGGGTGGAAGTTGATGACTGGGAAAGCAGCCAGAATGAGTGGCTGGAGACACTCAAAGTTCTAAG aTACCACCATCAGAAACTAGCATCTTCTAATCCTGATAACAGTCTCCAGAGTGCTGTACCTCTAATAAAGCCAGGTCgaaagagaaaacaggaagcAAATAGATACATTCCTGTTAAAAAGAATCAACTGAGTCCAGAAACAAAAG GTGTCCCACAGCTGAAGTTGCTCTGCGGAGCTGACATCTTGGAGTCCTTTGGAATCCCCAACTTGTGGAAACTGGAAGACATCACTGAAATTGTGGCAAACCATGGCCTTGTCTGCATAACCAGAGCTGGAAACAATGCACAGAAATTTATCTATGAATCTGACACGCTATGGCAACACAAGAATAACATTCACCTGGTAGAAGAGTGGATCACCAATGACATCTCTTCCACCAAGATCCGAAGAGCACTGAGGAGAGGCCAGAGCGTCCGTTACCTGGTCCCTGATGCAGTCCGGGCTTACATTGAAAAACACAACCTGTATAGTCCAGAAAGTGAAGATAGGAATGCTGGGGTTATTCTGGCCCCTTTACAGAAATATGCTAGGAGATGTAAGCAGGAACAGACACTGTAA
- the NMNAT1 gene encoding nicotinamide/nicotinic acid mononucleotide adenylyltransferase 1 isoform X4, protein MENPDNKTEVVLLACGSFNPITNMHLRLFELAKDYLHETGKYKVIKGIISPVGDAYKKKSLISASHRVTMAKLATESSDWVEVDDWESSQNEWLETLKVLRYHHQKLASSNPDNSLQSAVPLIKPGRKRKQEANRYIPVKKNQLSPETKGVPQLKLLCGADILESFGIPNLWKLEDITEIVANHGLVCITRAGNNAQKFIYESDTLWQHKNNIHLVEEWITNDISSTKIRRALRRGQSVRYLVPDAVRAYIEKHNLYSPESEDRNAGVILAPLQKYARRCKQEQTL, encoded by the exons ATGGAGAATCCAGATAACAAGACAGAGGTTGTTCTGCTGGCCTGTGGTTCTTTCAATCCAATCACCAACATGCATCTGAGGCTGTTTGAGCTGGCTAAAGACTACTTGCATGAAACAG GAAAATACAAAGTAATCAAAGGAATCATTTCCCCAGTGGGTGATGCATATAAGAAGAAAAGTTTGATCAGCGCCAGTCACCGAGTAACCATGGCAAAGCTTGCTACAGAAAGCTCAGACTGGGTGGAAGTTGATGACTGGGAAAGCAGCCAGAATGAGTGGCTGGAGACACTCAAAGTTCTAAG aTACCACCATCAGAAACTAGCATCTTCTAATCCTGATAACAGTCTCCAGAGTGCTGTACCTCTAATAAAGCCAGGTCgaaagagaaaacaggaagcAAATAGATACATTCCTGTTAAAAAGAATCAACTGAGTCCAGAAACAAAAG GTGTCCCACAGCTGAAGTTGCTCTGCGGAGCTGACATCTTGGAGTCCTTTGGAATCCCCAACTTGTGGAAACTGGAAGACATCACTGAAATTGTGGCAAACCATGGCCTTGTCTGCATAACCAGAGCTGGAAACAATGCACAGAAATTTATCTATGAATCTGACACGCTATGGCAACACAAGAATAACATTCACCTGGTAGAAGAGTGGATCACCAATGACATCTCTTCCACCAAGATCCGAAGAGCACTGAGGAGAGGCCAGAGCGTCCGTTACCTGGTCCCTGATGCAGTCCGGGCTTACATTGAAAAACACAACCTGTATAGTCCAGAAAGTGAAGATAGGAATGCTGGGGTTATTCTGGCCCCTTTACAGAAATATGCTAGGAGATGTAAGCAGGAACAGACACTGTAA